TCGTTTCGCGCTGGTTGGTCACGCCGATGGCGGCCACGTCGCTTGCCGCCACGCCGCTGTCGCGCAGCACCTGCTGCAGCACGCCCTCTTGCGAGGCCCAGATGTCGCCCGCGTCATGCTCGACCCAGCCCGGCTGGGGGAATATCTGGCGAAATTCGCGCTGCGCGCTGGCGTGCGGCCGGCCCGCATGGTCGAACAGGATGGCGCGCGAACTGGTGGTGCCCTGGTCTAAAGCAAGTATGTATTTGGTCATGGTCGCTACTACGGCTATACAGTGAAAAAAGGGCACGGACAAGCGCCCGTGCCCCGGGAAAGCGGCGGCAGAAGTTTACACGACTACCTTACCTTGCCTTCTTTCCAGGCCTGCAATAATTTATCGTAGGCAATTGTTTCACCCTTCGGCTTTTCATTCGCCAGCTTTTTCCACGGCGCGTGCTGGTCCGACAGATACTGGTTCGGGTCGCCTTTCGGATTGAGCTTGGGCGCGCACGCCTTCATGCCGGCCCGCTGCAGGCGCGCCATGACCTGGTCCATTTCCTCGGCCAGGTTATCCATGGCGGCCTGCGGCGTTTTTTCCGCCGTGATGGCCGTGGCCACGTTCTTCCACCACAGCTGGGCCAGCTTCGGATAGTCGGGCACGTTGTTGCCCGTCGGCGTCCACGCCACGCGGGCGGGGCTGCGGTAGAACTCGATCAAGCCGCCGTACTCGTTCGCGTGCTTCGTAAAATAATCGTGGCGGATGTCGGAATCGCGGATGAAGGTGAGGCCGACGATGGATTTCTTCAGCGACACGGTTTTCGACGTGACGAATTGCGCGTACAGCCAGGCGGCGGCCTTGCGGTCATCGGGCGTGGACTTGAACAGGAACCAGGAACCGACGTCCTGATAGCCGTTCTGCATGCCCTCTTTCCAGTACGGGCCGTGCGGCGACGGCGCCATGCGCCATTTCGGTGTGCCGTCCTTGTTGACCACTGGCAAGCCTGGTTTCGTCATGCCGGCCGTAAATGCCGTGTACCAGAAGATTTGCTGGGCGATTTCGCCCTGGGCCGGCACGGGGCCCGATTCCGAGAAATTCATGCCGTTCGCCTGCGGCGGCGCGTATTTCTTCATCCAGTCGATATATTTCGTCAGCGCAAACACGGCCGCCGGCGAATTCGTGGCGCCGCCGCGCGACATCGACGCGCCCACGGGCGTGCACTTGTCGGCCGCCACCTTGATGCCCCACTCGTCGACCGGCATGCCGTTCGGAATGCCCTTGTCGGCCGCGCCAGCCATCGACAGCCACGCATCGGTGAAGCGCCAGCCCAGGGACGGATCTTTCTTGCCGTAATCCATGTGGCCATAGACTTTCTTGCCGTCCAGTTCCTTCACGTCATTCGTGAAGAAATCGGCGATGTCTTCATAGGCGGACCAGTTCTGCGGCACGCCCAGTTCGTAGCCATACTTGGCCTTGAACTTGGCCTGCAAATCCTTGCGCGCGAACCAGTCGGCGCGGAACCAGTACAGGTTGGCGAATTGCTGGTCGGGCAGCTGGTACACCTTGCCGTCCGGCGCCGTGGTAAAGCTGATGCCGATGAAATCTTTCAAATCGAGACCGGGATTCGTGAATTCCTTGCCCTTGGCGGCCATGTAGTCGGACAGCGGTTCCACGGCGCCATAGCGGTAATGCGTGCCGATCAGGTCGGAATCGGAAATCCAGCCGTCATAGATGCTCTTGCCCGACTGCATCGACGTTTGCAGCTTTTCCACCACGTCGCCTTCCTGGATGATGTCGTGGCGCACCTTGATGCCCGTGATTTCCTCGAAGGCCTTGGCCAGGGTCTTCGATTCGTAGACGTGGGTGTCGATGGTTTCCGAGACCACGGAAATTTCCTTGATGCCCTTGGCTTTGAGCTTGGCCGCCGCATCGATGAACCATTTCATTTCAGCAAGCTGTTGCTGCTTGCTCAGGCTGGATGGCTGGAATTCCTTGTCGATCCAGGTTTGCGCCTGCTTGGCGTCGGCCAGGGCCGCGTTCGACACGAGCATGGCCGCAGCCGCGAAGACCGTGAACTTCAATTTCATCGTGAATCTCCTTTTATTTTATTGCCGGCCGCCTGCTGACGGTCCGGCCTCCATCAACACCGGCAAGCCGGTCATCCCCAACGCATTACCACTAATAAAATGACAAAACTGATGGCGGCGCCTATCGCCTGCTGCATTTCCGTGAACCCCGCCCAGGCCAGATTCACGTAGGCCGCCGTGAGCAAGCCGATGAACAGGCGGTCGCCGCGCGTCGTCGGCATGGGCAAAAAGCCCTTGCGTTCGATGCTGGGCGAGCGGATTTGCCACACCGTCATGCCGGCCAGCATCAAGCCGATGCAGATGAAGAAGATGGCCACTTCCGGCGTCCACGCCATCCAGCCGAACAGGCTGGCTGTGCTATCGGTATTTTCCATGTCACACCCTCCCCATCGCGAAACCCTTGGCAATGTAATGCCG
This window of the Janthinobacterium agaricidamnosum genome carries:
- a CDS encoding ABC transporter substrate-binding protein, which translates into the protein MKLKFTVFAAAAMLVSNAALADAKQAQTWIDKEFQPSSLSKQQQLAEMKWFIDAAAKLKAKGIKEISVVSETIDTHVYESKTLAKAFEEITGIKVRHDIIQEGDVVEKLQTSMQSGKSIYDGWISDSDLIGTHYRYGAVEPLSDYMAAKGKEFTNPGLDLKDFIGISFTTAPDGKVYQLPDQQFANLYWFRADWFARKDLQAKFKAKYGYELGVPQNWSAYEDIADFFTNDVKELDGKKVYGHMDYGKKDPSLGWRFTDAWLSMAGAADKGIPNGMPVDEWGIKVAADKCTPVGASMSRGGATNSPAAVFALTKYIDWMKKYAPPQANGMNFSESGPVPAQGEIAQQIFWYTAFTAGMTKPGLPVVNKDGTPKWRMAPSPHGPYWKEGMQNGYQDVGSWFLFKSTPDDRKAAAWLYAQFVTSKTVSLKKSIVGLTFIRDSDIRHDYFTKHANEYGGLIEFYRSPARVAWTPTGNNVPDYPKLAQLWWKNVATAITAEKTPQAAMDNLAEEMDQVMARLQRAGMKACAPKLNPKGDPNQYLSDQHAPWKKLANEKPKGETIAYDKLLQAWKEGKVR
- a CDS encoding DUF2160 domain-containing protein; this encodes MFGWMAWTPEVAIFFICIGLMLAGMTVWQIRSPSIERKGFLPMPTTRGDRLFIGLLTAAYVNLAWAGFTEMQQAIGAAISFVILLVVMRWG